A genomic stretch from Erigeron canadensis isolate Cc75 chromosome 9, C_canadensis_v1, whole genome shotgun sequence includes:
- the LOC122583353 gene encoding uncharacterized protein LOC122583353 yields MGIAENLCVKVGHIGFLADFFILEMEEDAKFPRILGRPFLYTADAIIRVKDKIISLEDEALEMELMSFLDTDEGEALLSCSEEEKVMVADMDKKGVENLATDHLSSLEDPYREEPKGDDIDDAFPDESLMNGMIRRCVVGGETRLILDGCHRGPTGGHYGPTVASKKVFDAGFYWPTIFKEAQTLVDACDACQRQGNITRRDEMPQNFI; encoded by the exons atggggattgcGGAGAATTTGTGTGTTAAAGTAGGCCATATTGGTTTTTTGGCCGATTTTTTTATTCTTGAGATGGAAGAGGATGCCAAGTTTCCTCGTATTTTAGGCCGACCCTTCTTGTATACGGCCGATGCCATCATTCGTGTTAAGGATAAGATTATTTCATTAG aagacgaagcttTGGAAATGGAATTGATGAGTTTCTTGGACACGGATGAAGGGGAAGCTTTGCTTTCTTGTAGTGAAGAGGAGAAAGTGATGGTTGCGGACATG gataagaaaggggtTGAAAATTTGGCGACCGATCATTTGAGTAGCTTAGAAGATCCTTACCGTGAGGAACCTAAGggggatgatattgatgatgcattCCCGGATGAGTCTTTAATGA atggaatgattagaagatgtgttGTGGGTGGAGAAACTCGTTTGATTTTGGATGGATGTCACCGAGGGCcaaccggtggtcattatggaccaaCCGTTGCTAGTAAGAAAGTGtttgatgcaggtttttatTGGCCAACAATTTTCAAGGAAGCTCAAACTTTGGTGGATGCTTGTGATGCGTGTCAACGTCAAGGGAACATCACAAGGAGAGATGAGatgcctcaaaactttatcTAG
- the LOC122583354 gene encoding uncharacterized protein LOC122583354: MAPPPPKDARNFTPWGLDQDDTLEDIIPETQEPNDEEVQEVDARGKKKEGPKKRESWNNEQEVALAQAWIQISECKKFRNEQKAEGFWKRVLEHYASQMGGTTRTVHGILPKWKTMNAAMGLYNGIHIQVKRAKGSGCNDLDVQNEAMRLYKKRTKKDFGHMEAWKVVNTHDKWKDQECFADILAAVGITNKAASSSSKRKSTEYDSASNENILPDMNEDPSPPFVSSSKSRKKQTATSSSHDFWATQIDASKSKFSTKEFEVFY, encoded by the exons ATGGCTCCACCTCCACCAAAGGATGCTAGAAACTTCACACCATGGGGGCTCGACCAAGACGACACTCTCGAGGACATTATACCCGAAACTCAAGAACCAAATG ATGAGGAGGTTCAAGAAGTTGACGCGCgtggaaagaaaaaggaaggCCCGAAAAAACGTGAGAGTTGGAATAACGAACAAGAGGTTGCGTTGGCTCAAGCTTGGATCCAAATTTCGGAATGTAAAAAATTTAGGAATGAGCAAAAAGCGGAAGGTTTTTGGAAGCGGGTTCTCGAGCATTATGCTAGTCAAATGGGCGGCACTACACGAACCGTCCATGGTATTTTGCCAAAGTGGAAAACGATGAATGCTGCTATGGGTCTCTACAACGGTATTCACATCCAAGTG AAACGAGCCAAGGGTAGTGGGTGCAACGATTTGGACGTTCAAAATGAGGCGATGAGATTGTACAAGAAGCGAACCAAAAAAGATTTTGGTCATATGGAAGCATGGAAGGTCGTGAATACTCACGACAAATGGAAAGATCAAGAGTGTTTTGCCGATATTTTGGCGGCCGTGGGAATCACAAATAAGGCGGCTAGttcttcttcaaaaagaaagTCGACGGAGTATGATTCGGCTAGCAATGAGAACATCCTTCCCGACATGAACGAAGACCCATCTCCTCCCTTTGTTTCTTCCTCCAAGTCAAGAAAAAAGCAAACCGCGACTTCCTCCTCTCATGATTTTTGGGCTACACAAATCGATGCCTCGAAGTCGAAGTTCTCGACAAAggaatttgaagttttttactGA